From the genome of Biomphalaria glabrata chromosome 17, xgBioGlab47.1, whole genome shotgun sequence, one region includes:
- the LOC129923745 gene encoding sex-determining region Y protein-like — MIYDHEYVSEDMIYNHEYVSEDMFYNHKYVSEDMIYNHEYVSEDMFYDHEYVSEDMFYDHEYVSEDMFYNHEYVSEDMIYDHEYVSEDMIYDHEYVSEDMFYDHEYVSEDMFYDHEYVSEDMIYDHEYVSEDMIYNHEYVSEDMFYDHEYVSEDMIYDHEYVSEDMFYDHEYVSEDMFYDHEYVSEDMIYDHEYVSEDMIYNHEYVSEDMFYDHEYVSEDMIYNHEYVSEDMFYDHEYVSEDMIYDHEYVSEDMFYDHEYVSEDMFYDHEYVSEDMFYDHEYVSEDMIYDHEYVSEDMIYDHEYVSEDMFYDHEYVSEDMFYDHEYVSEDMIYDHEYVSEDMFYDH; from the coding sequence ATGATCTATGACCACGAGTATGTTAGTGAAGATATGATCTATAACCACGAGTATGTTAGTGAAGATATGTTCTATAACCACAAGTATGTTAGTGAAGATATGATCTATAACCACGAGTATGTTAGTGAAGATATGTTCTATGACCACGAGTATGTTAGTGAAGATATGTTCTATGACCACGAGTATGTTAGTGAAGATATGTTCTATAACCACGAGTATGTTAGTGAAGATATGATCTATGACCACGAGTATGTTAGTGAAGATATGATCTATGACCACGAGTATGTTAGTGAAGATATGTTCTATGACCACGAGTATGTTAGTGAAGATATGTTCTATGACCACGAGTATGTTAGTGAAGATATGATCTATGACCACGAGTATGTTAGTGAAGATATGATCTATAACCACGAGTATGTTAGTGAAGATATGTTCTATGACCACGAGTATGTTAGTGAAGATATGATCTATGACCACGAGTATGTTAGTGAAGATATGTTCTATGACCACGAGTATGTTAGTGAAGATATGTTCTATGACCACGAGTATGTTAGTGAAGATATGATCTATGACCACGAGTATGTTAGTGAAGATATGATCTATAACCACGAGTATGTTAGTGAAGATATGTTCTATGACCACGAGTATGTTAGTGAAGATATGATCTATAACCACGAGTATGTTAGTGAAGATATGTTCTATGACCACGAGTATGTTAGTGAAGATATGATCTATGACCACGAGTATGTTAGTGAAGATATGTTCTATGACCACGAGTATGTTAGTGAAGATATGTTCTATGACCACGAGTATGTTAGTGAAGATATGTTCTATGACCACGAGTATGTTAGTGAAGATATGATCTATGACCACGAGTATGTTAGTGAAGATATGATCTATGACCACGAGTATGTTAGTGAAGATATGTTCTATGACCACGAGTATGTTAGTGAAGATATGTTCTATGACCACGAGTATGTTAGTGAAGATATGATCTATGACCACGAGTATGTTAGTGAAGATATGTTCTATGACCACTAG